The following proteins are encoded in a genomic region of Oncorhynchus masou masou isolate Uvic2021 chromosome 32, UVic_Omas_1.1, whole genome shotgun sequence:
- the clcf1 gene encoding cardiotrophin-like cytokine factor 1, translated as MAAPRTSQIQRVHHIQLTLLLSAAVASVQVPEPYLSLSNERTSIERTYELTKYLEHQLREIKDTYLSYLGPPFSDPDFSPPRPNSTTLSLPSAATRLELWRGLENRARLTQNHRAYSVLLGAVRELARSTLCPYLQSSLLHFSTGLDSLLGSISNLMNTQGYALPPAGIEAQYLQRDTGGDREAMGRRPSPLMSQGLYKAGVEVGLMRHPLGDQRGAGTIRGAPALNDFSRKVEGFWVLRELQSWLWRSAKDFNRLKKRLRV; from the exons atggcagccccccgcacctctcagattcagaggg TCCATCACATCCAGCTCACACTGCTATTGTCTGCAGCCGTAGCATCGGTCCAGGTCCCAGAGCCCTACCTCAGCCTGTCTAATGAGAGAACTTCGATTGAGAGGACGTATGAGCTGACCAAGTACCTGGAGCATCAGCTGAGAGAGATAAAGGACACGTAT CTATCCTACCTGGGCCCTCCGTTCAGTGATCCAGACTTCTCCCCTCCACGGCCCAACAGCACGACCCTGtccctgcccagcgccgccaccCGTCTGGAGTTGTGGCGGGGATTGGAGAACCGTGCCAGGCTGACCCAGAACCATAGGGCTTACTCTGTCCTGCTGGGAGCGGTGAGGGAGCTGGCCCGCTCCaccctctgtccctacctccagaGCTCCCTGCTGCACTTCTCTACAGGCCTGGACAGTCTTTTGGGGTCTATATCAAACCTCATGAACACTCAGGGGTATGCTCTGCCTCCTGCTGGGATCGAGGCGCAGTACCtgcagagagacacagggggCGACAGAGAGGCAATGGGACGCAGACCATCTCCGCTGATGAGTCAGGGTCTCTATAAGGCAGGGGTGGAGGTGGGGCTAATGAGGCATCCTCTTGGTGATCAGAGGGGTGCTGGGACCATCAGAGGGGCA CCGGCGCTGAACGACTTCTCCAGAAAGGTTGAGGGCTTCTGGGTACTGAGGGAACTGCAGAGCTGGCTGTGGCGCTCCGCCAAGGACTTCAACCGCCTCAAGAAGAGACTCCGAGTCTGA